Proteins co-encoded in one Ziziphus jujuba cultivar Dongzao chromosome 9, ASM3175591v1 genomic window:
- the LOC107426996 gene encoding uncharacterized protein LOC107426996 isoform X1: MAWRSAGSLSRSLVSTARVSLLRSPPPLPRLRPPAPNMAAPRLQSRRLSFAAPRNLGELGCIQSLLPVCRVMASTSHLAVNLRACCELSHGTFRRTCQDR, from the exons ATGGCTTGGCGCTCAGCTGGATCGCTGTCTCGTTCGCTCGTCTCCACTGCTAGGGTTTCTTTGCTTCGCTCGCCGCCTCCTCTTCCCCGCCTCCGTCCGCCGGCGCCCAATATGGCTGCTCCTCGTCTCCAATCTCGCCGTCTCTCCTTTGCTGCTCCCAG GAACTTGGGAGAGTTGGGATGCATACAGTCTCTTCTGCCAGTGTGTAGAGTAATGGCTTCAACATCTCACTTGGCTGTCAACTTGCGGGCTTGTTGCGAGTTGTCTCATGGTACCTTCCGCCGTACTTGTCAGGATCGCTAG
- the LOC107426996 gene encoding uncharacterized protein LOC107426996 isoform X2 — MAWRSAGSLSRSLVSTARVSLLRSPPPLPRLRPPAPNMAAPRLQSRRLSFAAPRNLGELGCIQSLLPVCRVMASTSHLAVNLRACCELSHGRNGKDG; from the exons ATGGCTTGGCGCTCAGCTGGATCGCTGTCTCGTTCGCTCGTCTCCACTGCTAGGGTTTCTTTGCTTCGCTCGCCGCCTCCTCTTCCCCGCCTCCGTCCGCCGGCGCCCAATATGGCTGCTCCTCGTCTCCAATCTCGCCGTCTCTCCTTTGCTGCTCCCAG GAACTTGGGAGAGTTGGGATGCATACAGTCTCTTCTGCCAGTGTGTAGAGTAATGGCTTCAACATCTCACTTGGCTGTCAACTTGCGGGCTTGTTGCGAGTTGTCTCATG GGAGGAATGGAAAAGACGGGTGA
- the LOC107426996 gene encoding uncharacterized protein LOC107426996 isoform X3 — protein MAWRSAGSLSRSLVSTARVSLLRSPPPLPRLRPPAPNMAAPRLQSRRLSFAAPRNLGELGCIQSLLPVCRVMASTSHLAVNLRACCELSHGS, from the exons ATGGCTTGGCGCTCAGCTGGATCGCTGTCTCGTTCGCTCGTCTCCACTGCTAGGGTTTCTTTGCTTCGCTCGCCGCCTCCTCTTCCCCGCCTCCGTCCGCCGGCGCCCAATATGGCTGCTCCTCGTCTCCAATCTCGCCGTCTCTCCTTTGCTGCTCCCAG GAACTTGGGAGAGTTGGGATGCATACAGTCTCTTCTGCCAGTGTGTAGAGTAATGGCTTCAACATCTCACTTGGCTGTCAACTTGCGGGCTTGTTGCGAGTTGTCTCATG GTTCCTAA
- the LOC107403981 gene encoding zinc finger protein 4, whose translation MTSKDDAVTEITPNTQQSKLENSNENLIENEDGNPGEWLNLSLGRNMLSTAGDSDSQLRPASGKVFSCNFCMRKFYSSQALGGHQNAHKRERGAARRYQSHRMISMMGSLPINTSMFRSLHARPHSLVHKSTREGTTIVARFNDASTGFGMVWTPFTLEDAMDLMWPGSFHLDPQVPEPQPEPLKLELDLNLRL comes from the coding sequence ATGACCTCTAAGGATGATGCAGTAACTGAGATAACACCTAATACACAGCAAAGTAAATTAGAAAACAGCAATGAAAATCTCATAGAAAATGAAGATGGTAATCCAGGAGAGTGGCTGAACCTGAGTCTAGGTAGGAATATGCTCTCGACAGCTGGTGACTCAGACTCACAATTAAGACCTGCTTCTGGCAAGGTATTTTCTTGCAACTTCTGCATGAGGAAGTTCTACAGTTCACAGGCATTAGGTGGTCACCAGAACGCccacaagagagagagaggtgcaGCCAGAAGATATCAGTCACACAGGATGATATCAATGATGGGCAGTTTGCCCATCAATACTTCTATGTTTAGGTCGTTACATGCTCGGCCTCATTCACTTGTGCACAAATCAACCAGAGAAGGAACTACAATTGTAGCAAGATTTAATGATGCCAGTACAGGGTTTGGAATGGTCTGGACACCCTTCACACTGGAGGATGCCATGGATTTGATGTGGCCAGGCAGCTTTCACTTGGACCCACAAGTACCAGAGCCACAACCAGAGCCTCTCAAGCTTGAGCTCGACTTAAATCTCCGACTCTGA